The region CACCAGCAATGGCCGCCAGCAGAAACTCACCAGACGTAAAACCTTTCCACACCACAGGGGGGTTATTCAGACGGTCAGGAAGGAAATCGATGACGGCCATACACGCTCCTTACAGAATGTCTGAGGCTTTGGTGGCCAGATATATGACTGCCAGGATGAGCATGATGCCCACCACTGCGTAAAGCAGGAATTCTGTCCAGGAGCCTTTGCCCTTTCGGATGTCGTGGAAAGAAGTGATGATGGCATGCGCAACGGCCAGAAAAGCGCTTGTACATATAAGCAGGCCCAGTGCCAGTCCGGCCATCTTGGCGTAGCCCATCATGGTGTTGTAGGTGCCACCACCACCTCCTGTCGTGGGCTGCTCAACAGAGGGAAGGTCTGCCAGAGCCTGTCCGGCAGACAGTAATCCTGAAAGCAGTAGCCCCGCCCGCGCATAAGCAGAGTGGTAAAACCTGAGTAACTTGGATTTCATTGATTTATCCTTTCAGTGGAAAAACAGAAAGAGCATCGACAGGTAAAGCACGACCAGCCTGACGGCGAGCTCATTGAACTGACGGAACGTCACGGATTTTGATAC is a window of Pantoea rwandensis DNA encoding:
- a CDS encoding TIGR03745 family integrating conjugative element membrane protein: MKSKLLRFYHSAYARAGLLLSGLLSAGQALADLPSVEQPTTGGGGGTYNTMMGYAKMAGLALGLLICTSAFLAVAHAIITSFHDIRKGKGSWTEFLLYAVVGIMLILAVIYLATKASDIL